CCGACTACACCGTGGTTGGTGTGAGCCGCTACGAGCCCCTGGTGGGGCTGGGCATGGTCACACTGCTGGCGCGCACCTTCTCGTCGGGCTGCGCCGCCCTGACGGGGGTCGAGGCCATCAGCAACGGCGTTCCCAATTTCCGCAAGCCGAAGAGCAAGAACGCCGCCACCACGCTGCTGCTGCTGGGCTGCATCGCCGTGAGCATGCTGCTCGGCATCCTGGCCCTAGCCAACCTCACCGGCGTGAAGATGTCCGACGTCAATTCCGGGAGCTATTTCGTCACCCCCGGCGGTGAGGAGATCCATTCCGATCCGGTGACCGTGATCGGCCAGCTGGCACGGGCCGTGTTCTACCCGGGTTTCCCGATCGGCTTCTTCTTCGTGATCACGATGACGATGATCATCCTGTTCCTGGCCGCCAACACGGCCTTCAACGGCTTTCCGACCCTGGGTTCGATCCTGTCGCGCGACGGGTGGATGCCCCGCCAGCTGCACAGTCGCGGCGATCGCCTGGCCTTCTCCAACGGCATCATGACCCTGGCCGGGGGAGCCGTCCTGCTGGTCCTGATCTTCAATGCATCGGTGACGGCGCTCATCCAGATGTACGTCATCGGAGTGTTCATCTCATTCACGCTCAGCCAGCTGGGCATGCTGCGGCACTGGACCCGCCACCTCAGGAGCGAGACCGATCCGTCGGCACGCCGCGTGATGCAGCGCAGCCGGGTGATCAATGCCGTGGGCATGGTCATGACCGGCCTCGTGCTGGCCATCGTGCTGGTCTCCAAGTTCATCTACGGGGCCTGGATGGCCCTGCTGGCGATGGCCGTGGTGTTCATCCTGATGCGCGCCATCCACAGCCACTACGCAGAGGTCGCGGCCGAGACCACCATCACCGATCCGGCGGAGTGGGTGCTGCCCAGTCGCGTGCACGCCGTGGTGATGGTGAACGCGGTGAACAAGCCCACCGTCAAGGCCATCCAGTTCGCGCGGGCCACCCAGCCCGGTGAACTCGAGGCGGTCACCGTCGACGTCGACCCGGACGCGACGGCCCGCCTGGTGAAGCAGTGGGATGACGACGACCTGTCGGTGCCCCTGAAGGTGATCGACTCGCCGTACCGCCAGATCACCGGCCCGTTCATCGACTATGTGCGGGCCCTGGTCAGCGAGAACCCGCGTGACATCGTGTGCATCTACATCCCCGAGTACGTGGTGGGGCACTGGTGGGAGCATGTCCTGCACAACCAGACCGCGCTGGTGATCCGCGCCCGGCTGCATTTCATGCGGGGGGTTATGGTCACTTCCGTGCCCTATCAACTCGAATCCAGCGCGCGGCTCGCCACGCGTTACCGTCGCCGTGAGCTCAGGCGTCCCCGCCGGTGACGACTGTGGCAACGGCGGTCGGTGAGATCATCGGGCCGCTCTCGGTGGGGCCCATTGCCCATGGTGGCCACTGCATCGCCCGCCATGAGGGACGCGTCATCTTCGTGCGGCATACGATTCCCGGCGAGACCGTGATGGTCAGGATCACCGACGACAGCCATGAGCGCTACTGGCGCGGCGACGCGGTGGAGGTGCTCGACGCCGCGCCGGGCCGCGTGGAGCCGCCGTGTCCGATCGCGGGCCTGTGTGGTGGCTGCGATTTCCAGCACATCGCGCCGGCGGTGCAACGCGAGCTCAAGACCACCGTGGTGCGCGAACTGCTGCACCAATTCGCCCACCTCGACTCCGATGTCACCGTGGAACGCGTCGGCACCGACGACAGCGGCCAGGACTGGCGCACCCGCATGCGCTATGGCGTGCACGATGGGAAGGTGGGCCTGCA
The window above is part of the Propionibacterium freudenreichii subsp. freudenreichii genome. Proteins encoded here:
- a CDS encoding APC family permease: MSVTDAFKRVLVGRKLASTQLGETLLPKRVALPIFASDALSSVAYAPDEVLITLSLAGMAGFAFSLPIGIAVGAVLLVVVMSYRQTVHAYPSGGGDYEVVTTNLGPTSGLVVASALLVDYVLTVAVSVSSGVQNAKAMMPFIQGHEGLIAAVVIIVLMVINLRGVRDSGGIFAVPTYLFMFGIGVMVIWGLLQIFVFGHPLRAATADYTVVGVSRYEPLVGLGMVTLLARTFSSGCAALTGVEAISNGVPNFRKPKSKNAATTLLLLGCIAVSMLLGILALANLTGVKMSDVNSGSYFVTPGGEEIHSDPVTVIGQLARAVFYPGFPIGFFFVITMTMIILFLAANTAFNGFPTLGSILSRDGWMPRQLHSRGDRLAFSNGIMTLAGGAVLLVLIFNASVTALIQMYVIGVFISFTLSQLGMLRHWTRHLRSETDPSARRVMQRSRVINAVGMVMTGLVLAIVLVSKFIYGAWMALLAMAVVFILMRAIHSHYAEVAAETTITDPAEWVLPSRVHAVVMVNAVNKPTVKAIQFARATQPGELEAVTVDVDPDATARLVKQWDDDDLSVPLKVIDSPYRQITGPFIDYVRALVSENPRDIVCIYIPEYVVGHWWEHVLHNQTALVIRARLHFMRGVMVTSVPYQLESSARLATRYRRRELRRPRR